A genomic stretch from Corvus cornix cornix isolate S_Up_H32 chromosome 7, ASM73873v5, whole genome shotgun sequence includes:
- the LOC104694548 gene encoding putative methyltransferase DDB_G0268948 encodes MATQMFEGRQHAVVYQKYRFAPGKELQQAILSYMQEKKVIPAELAVDVGCGSGQGTHFLGEHFKKVVGTDISEAQIQEAKDTPCMPNISYLVCPAEELPFQDASVDVLTSFTAAHWFDIAKFMREAERVVKPGGCVALSTYTVDMSLRYGDCSEKLTKVFRECWDTILKYAHNRLKYVLEDYKEIFEALPFPDKKRITDIYDQIPMTVEGVVGYMESASPYQTFMKNDPKAATSLLQETEKRMLETMGVSSRETPVEFWVRHVCVLGCKGC; translated from the exons ATGGCCACCCAGATGTTCGAGGGCAGACAGCATGCGGTCGTCTACCAGAAATACAGGTTTGCGCCAGGCAAAGAGTTGCAGCAGGCCATCCTCTCCTACATGCAGGAAAAG AAGGTgatccctgcagagctggcGGTGGATGTTGGCTGTGGGTCTGGACAAGGCACCCACTTCCTTGGGGAGCACTTCAAGAAGGTGGTGGGGACGGACATCAGCGAAGCGCAGATCCAGGAGGCCAAGGACACGCCCTGCATGCCCAACATCTCCTACCT TGTGTGccctgcagaggagctgccatTCCAGGATGCCTCTGTGGATGTCCTGACTTCATTCACGGCCGCGCACTGGTTTGATATTGCCAAGTTCATGAGGGAGGCCGAGCGGGTGGTGAAGCCGGGCGGCTGCGTGGCCCTCAGCACCTACACCGTGGACATGAGCCTGCGCTATGGAGACTGCTCCGAAAAGCTCACCAAAGTCTTCAGGGAG TGCTGGGACACGATTTTAAAATACGCACATAATAGACTAAAATATGTCTTGGAAGACTACAAAGAGATCTTTGAGGCCCTGCCATTCCCAGACAAGAAGAG AATCACTGATATCTATGACCAAATTCCCATGACTGTTGAGGGTGTGGTTGGTTACATGGAGTCTGCCTCTCCATATCAAACCTTTATGAAGAATGACCCTAAAGCTGCAACGTCCCTCCTCCAAGAGACTGAAAAGAG GATGCTGGAGACGATGGGAGTTTCTTCTCGTGAGACCCCAGTGGAGTTCTGGGTGAGGCATGTCTGCGTGCTGGGGTGCAAGGGGTGCTGA
- the LOC104694550 gene encoding interferon lambda-3-like, with amino-acid sequence MLCLSLTPLLVLVLGVSLGAAFPHDTLRKGCRLSKYQNIAPEEQKAVDKMRKEFVNNHKCNTRLFHRKWNAVDLPMSDRVVLVTAELNLTTAMLELPAVPSFAEVRRRPLDFFTQAREDVRGCVDPSHQPSGRLRHWLHKLQAAMRADSTESTESTACLRATTILHALQVLDNLRCAALQEKC; translated from the exons ATGTTGTGCCTCAGCCTCACCCCACTGCTCGTGCTGGTGCTGGGGGTCAGCCTGGGGGCTGCCTTTCCCCATGACACCctgaggaagggctgcaggCTGTCCAAGTACCAGAACATTGCACCCGAGGAACAGAAGGCTGTGGACAAGATGAGAAAAGAGTTT GTGAACAACCACAAATGCAACACCAGGCTCTTCCACCGGAAATGGAATGCAGTAGACTTGCCG ATGTCCGACCGAGTGGTGCTGGTGACGGCCGAGCTGAACCTCACCACCGCCATGCTGGAGCTCCCCGCTGTGCCCAGCTTCGCCGAGGTGCGCCGGCGGCCCCTGGACTTCTTCACCCAGGCGCGGGAGGATGTGCGGGGCTGT GTGGATCCTTCGCATCAGCCCTCGGGCAGACTGAGGCACTGGCTGCACAAGCTGCAAGCGGCCATGCGGGCG GACAGCACCGAGAGCACCGAGAGCACGGCCTGCCTGAGGGCCACCACCATCCTGCACGCCCTACAAGTGCTGGACAACCTGCGGTGCGCGGCCCTCCAGGAAAAGTGCTGA